The Zerene cesonia ecotype Mississippi chromosome 9, Zerene_cesonia_1.1, whole genome shotgun sequence DNA window ATACTGTATACATGTGACACAGGCTTAATATCTTcacattatgtttataatggaCATTCCCAAAAACAAGATCTCagttggattttttttttgtggttatATAACTCGATAACTCACCCCTACTTTTGTGTTTGGGATCGGTGACCCTATTTCAAACTCCCGTTAAttctttttcatataaacaatttcacCAAAAGAAAACACAACTCACCGAAAAATATAAGTCTTCTTGGTGATCTGTGAAATAGTCAAAGAGCGCAACCGCATGTGGTTCAGCATCATCACTTTCTTCATCGTTTTCTTCGAAGTCCTGTAGATCATCAGGCCACACCACCGGTAAGTCATCGTCTATCTGTGGCGGTGGTGGCGGCGGAATCGTGGGCATCGGCGGAGTGGACTTCCTTTCAGGCGATTCTTCATGCTCCCAATTCAATTTCTGGTCCTGTTATAGGATTCCAAATTATTGGCGTcctttttaacaatatttaaaggcTTTTTTCTTAAGAAACTATCTAGTGCTGTCACTCATTGTGCCTCATAACAGTAGGCTAGTTAAGTAAAAACCAAATCAGGGTACATTTCATTGGTATTTCATGACATTCAGTATGTTGGTGgcaatcaaatataattaaagaatatttacaaatactttGTGTACTAAAAGAGCATGAAAACTAAAAAggcttcaataaatataatccaaATAATTTCGAaactttgaattattattatttaagtatacctatattttaatcatagtaattaaaattttcatttattgtttatgattGAAATTACGCCATAATGCATAGTCAGATATAGCCTCATTTACACAATTAGCAATTTATGAGTGAGCACATTTCTATTCTGCTACatatgacaaataaatatatctttactagctgcacccggcaaacgctgttctgccttactcttatcatttaggggtatgaaaaataggtgTTGGCCTTTNNNNNNNNNNNNNNNNNNNNNNNNNNNNNNNNNNNNNNNNNNNNNNNNNNNNNNNNNNNNNNNNNNNNNNNNNNNNNNNNNNNNNNNNNNNNNNNNNNNNNNNNNNNNNNNNNNNNNNNNNNNNNNNNNNNNNNNNNNNNNNNNNNNNNNNNNNNNNNNNNNNNNNNNNNNNNNNNNNNNNNNNNNNNNNNNNNNNNNNNNNNNNNNNNNNNNNNNNNNNNNNNNNNNNNNNNNNNNNNNNNNNNNNNNNNNNNNNNNNNNNNNNNNNNNNNNNNNNNNNNNNNNNNNNNNNNNNNNNNNNNNNNNNNNNNNNNNNNNNNNNNNNNNNNNNNNNNNNNNNNNNNNNNNNNNNNNNNNNNNNNNNNNNNNNNNNNNNNNNNNNNNNNNNNNNNNNNNNNNNNNNNNNNNNNNNNNNNNNNNNNNNNNNNNNNNNNNNNNNNNNNNNNNNNNNNNNNNNNNNNNNNNNNNNNNNNNNNNNNNNNNNNNNNNNNNNNNNNNNNNNNNNNNNNNNNNNNNNNNNNNNNNNNNNNNNNNNNNNNNNNNNNNNNNNNNNNNNNNNNNNNNNNNNNNNNNNNNNNNNNNNNNNNNNNNNNNNNNNNNNNNNNNNNNNNNNNNNNNNNNNNNNNNNNNNNNNNNNNNNNNNNNNNNNNNNNNNNNNNNNNNNNNNNNNNNNNNNNNNNNNNNNNNNNNNNNNNNNNNNNNNNNNNNNNNNNNNNNNNNNNNNNNNNNNNNNNNNNNNNNNNNNNNNNNNNNNNNNNNNNNNNNNNNNNNNNNNNNNNNNNNNNNNNNNNNNNNNNNNNNNNNNNNNNNNNNNNNNNNNNNNNNNNNNNNNNNNNNNNNNNNNNNNNNNNNNNNNNNNNNNNNNNNNNNNNNNNNNNNNNNNNNNNNNNNNNNNNNNNNNNNNNNNNNNNNNNNNNNNNNNNNNNNNNNNNNNNNNNNNNNNNNNNNNNNNNNNNNNNNNNNNNNNNNNNNNNNNNNNNNNNNNNNNNNNNNNNNNNNNcaaaatcggtcaagccgtttcggaggagtatggcaacgaaaactgtgacacgagaattttatatattagattttattgagAGGACTTACCActacaaaaaacataatagacaaacaataaaattaattatagtaaagacattaaaaacataatacttaCAATATCTACATTGCCATTAGCAACTTTTTGTATAGGCGTTGTGGTATTTATGTTCATTGAAGTCAATTGGAAATTGGTGCCAAAAGTACTTTTCAATAGAGAAGAATTATCTGGAGGTTTTGGTCGAGCCGGTTTAGCTCTAATTATAGTAGGCCCCTTTAAAGGTGGTATGGAATACTGGCTACTTGTAGTGCTTGATGTTTCAAACAGATCCTTACTTAGCACAGGCTTTTTCATAATAGGAGGTTTAATAACTGGCTGTGGTGAAAAAGGATCTATATTCGAAAAATCTTCAAAAGTGTCTTCTTTACTCATATGCTTTCTTGAAGTGAGGAAGAGATCAAAGTCATCTTCAAAACCACTTTCTGCTTGAGAAGCGTTACCACCACTTATGGCATTTCGATGGTTAGTAGATGTTGTGGCATCAGATCCAAAGCTATCCACACTGATTCCATCACTACTAGATCTAGTAGTAAAAGTTGGTGAGCTTGGGGGTGACGACAGATCTATGAGAGTTGctgtttgtatatttgcaCGATCACACTTTGGAAACATTCTACAATTGTCAACTTCACTACTAAATTCTGTAAAGCTAGGTTGATTTGGCCCACTTGGTTGGTTCACTGTGTTCTTATTTTTACGATTTAACAATGAGGTGAGAACTGTAGGTTTACGTATGAAGTGTGATGGTTTAGAAGGCACTTCAAGTTGCTTGGCAACCCTTGGTGGAGGTGGACGAGGTGGTGGCTTTTTTTTCTGTGTATAAATTGGAGTTGGTTCAAAAACCTCTGCTCCAAATGGGTCATCATTCCAATTGGTCACCGGAGAGTATCTATTAACATGAGCACTAGGTGGTACTGGAGCTGGCCGGGATGGACCCTTCATACctgtgaaaaaattaatttcatatttagttACATTACATGCATACAACATAGTGTAAAATCTGCTGGTCATCTATATAGATATGGGGatatatgaacatttttttttcattattcataGCCAATGTATTCATAgaaatatacctattattttataacaaataagctaaaggCTTGATAAAATGGAAATGTATGAAAGCAAAGAACAAAACTCAGCAAAAAGATTATAACATGATACAAATTTGCATTGTTTAGTTTACATATAAGGATTCAAGaacaatagaaatatacattttcatgaatatgcacaaaaaaagataaatgatattcataaattaacacTCATTTCTAGAAAATGAGTTTTAAGCATgagctttatatttatagggCTTCAATAAAGTATGTTTTTCCTTTCAAAACACTTCCTtcttatctttttaaaatcataaagattagaaaagaaatagcattttgaaattatttaaatcaaaaatactCACTGCAACTTTTTTCTATGGTTGAGCCTGGGATATTTGTTCGTagaaaatacgaaaataaattacatagtaCGTTCAAAGCTTTCGACACTACCGAACGCAATAGACGTGCGATATAAAACAACGGATATGGTCAAATATGATAATACATTGATAATATCGAGATCCACCCACAATGACTAAATTAGTTGCACTTTACGCAGTATCATATAGGTGCCAGGTACGGGACAGTACGGCCTTGGAAGAGTTAGTTAAAACAATActctaacatttttttatactaactTCACCATATTAagttattagatattatggaataaatttaagcaaaaaaattgttacatacCATGTTTCAAGAGATCCATCGCACAGAACAGACGTCAGCGAGTAGTTTTGCAACGCAATACAAAAACATCCAACTTCCAAACAATAAACTAACATTAACTATTccaagtttttataaatacaacttTACACATAGTGTTCAaacattaatatcataattatttaatatgtaacttAATTGGAGCTTATTATGATATCTAACAGGAAACTATAAGATCGTAAAATTcgcatcaaaaatattttacaacgaTTCTAAATTTTTGACCTGACACTGACAGACTACCAGAAGAACAAATGGAATTGACAGATTACAGAAAAGTCAAAGGATTAGTTAccttattagttttaaatactgACTGGAAAACCAaagacaaacattgtgacatcGACTATACTCTCAACaattaatactaaatattttaactctCAGTTGATTTTCACTTAGCTAAGTGAAAAAATCAAGgtgagtaaattaaattatagatgAATTGTTAAcgcatagattatacacttatatactggtaCACCAACCCATTACAAGTGACAAATGTCATTTTGACATTTATCACGACAATACAACTagagaaatgtaaaaatatgataacataatttcacaattttgTGATTAACAATAAACATGGATTAAATTAGATATATGCAATATACCAGTATATCACTTAGCTGTTAATTCTGCAATCGACATGTTTCGAAACAAGTTTCTACACTTACTTAAatctaatttgaaaataaacagtaGAAAAGTTTCGTGCAAAGCTCGTAGTATTGCACCGGTAACTTTTGCTATTCtaactacaataaaatgtgaagataaaaaatcagaaatgaaagatttttttaatactgatAGTTTAGAACACGAGTTTTTAATACGACAAGCAACAACTGTTAACGTAAATGCAGCGACTCAACTACTGACTGTAACATTAGTAGCAATTCAAGATACGAGTGAAAGGTTTGTTTCTAATTAATATCACGATTAATTTAAACTCCAGCTttctttaaacttttatttgacAAATTTTGACAAACTTAAggtaactaataataatactttcttTGAAGGTTAAGGGAAGCATTGTCTGCAGAAATTTGTCTTGTTAAACAAGCTCTAGAATGGGGGGAAGATAGCACACCTGCACAACACTGGGATCAGCTTGTTGCAGTCAGAGGATCTCTATGTGACCTGAATCATAATCTCAGAACACTATTTAGTAAGTTACACATAGTTTTAAGtcataagatttttaattacccTAAGACAACAATTATAccttatatacaaattactttattttatacaaatgcaATTCagtttaatatgatataaaaataaccacATAGAGTTTGTTAATTGAttcacattattttacatttaaaggtTATATGGATTATGCAGAGAAATTAGCCACCGTTGCTGCTGAAATATCCTATTTGTCTGGTAATATAGCTGCTTCAGATGCTATATGTGAAAGAATAGACCATGCTAACAGGTATACAAATGTTAGAGTAgatgaaacaaattaaaattacacattgattgattttaaatttttctatttttagtaCAGTAGAAACTCGATAATCAGGCCCTCAGTTATCCGAAATTGCAATTATCTGGACTAGCAACTCTAAGTCGAATGACTGAAAATAGCTCTCAAGtggttgaaataataaatatagttaaaaaataagctttaataaaagaattaactaaattgttttcttCTTCTAAATTGTGATCTTGTCGAAGATAAGTACTGTATTGTCACCGGTCTTTGAGAAGTGTACCAAGTATGAAGTGAATATGTCTGTTTCAGAGTCAAGacgagttaaaaaaaatatatatatacattgtaaaGTATGCAatctaagaaaaaatatatgaatataacatacctacatgaaatgtttgaaaatgtgtctcttaataatcaaaatttttaatcccTATTTCCTGCAGTCACAGCATTGTAGGTGCATAGCTGCACCAATGTTGTTACTGTCgttttttcatcatcatcatcattccTGCATTTGAcagttcttataaatatttgaatatctgCATTATCAATTATGTGGATGGCTAACAACACAATCGAGTTTCTACTGTTGTTATAACTTCTTCCATATTATAGTAAAGAAATTATAGTGACAATATACTAGTACAATAATGTATATCAATACAAGTTTatctatttactatttacagacaatttaaagttaaatatacatagacaATAATACAAGTGAAATATAATGGTAGGCATCAATTTTCCCTGGCAGTCCTTTAAGTTTATTACcctctttattttttaaagttaagcttctgcaataatttaattgcatgtattttcttaattaataactgATTTTTCTTGTCCCTCTCAATGATTAATATGATCAAACcccaaacaaaaaataaaagaaaatgtttattacaaaaaagtttattaaagcgtaatacattttttaataatcagtagatattgtttatatatttaattaataacattcagAACACAATAACAGAACAATTTAtacaacttaaaatatttttttaagattgcAAGTCAAAAATcagataaattcattaattactcTTACAATGTAACTTTCATgaagtgttaaaaaattatgtaagaaaatgtacatttataaaatatagttttattaaaataaacacaacctATCTTTAGTCTGATAATGGACTTGCAAGTATAATAACAACAGAAATCATTTCTTTTCATTTcacaattaataaagaataattaatttacatactaTATTGAATAACTTAATTACATTCAGATAAATGAAGTTAATGTTGTAGGTCTTGTAACAACCAGAAGAAGTTAACCCATGAGCTGCAACAAGAGAGTCTGGAGTTACAACAGCAAGCAATTATAAATGCACCACACTTAGAAGACAAATTAAACCCCAAAGATAACtctgaattgaaataaaaagtagatagctaatttaatatgtaaatagaaaaaggaattaaaatctaatgcgaattttattgttttattttcatcaatatattgttttctgCAAAATTTCACGATTGAACAAGGAGAGCCGGCTGTTTACTGTAATTATAGTTCATTTTTAaggtgttttatgtttatttcatataaattatagttatatcaATGGAGAAAAGAAATTGTCTCATGTTTATAATTGCTATAGGAAATAAGAGGTTAACTTATAAGGAagatacttaaatttaaaacacccACATACCAATCGGTTATTTACCTTTGTGAGAATAAGCACAAATTGCAAACATAGTAGTATTACTTATTTTGACGagataaagttttaaacatCTAAATACATACCCAAGTTAGAAAGTAGCATCTTTACTCAAATGAGTTTCAATATCGACTCGGCAAATTGGACAATGTTTGTTGGTTCCCAGCCACTGATCAACACATTCCATGTGGAATAAGTGCATACACGGCAAGCGCctgtaataacaaaataaatttattttgaatagatactaaaaaacaataagaagTAAAATTATCTCATTCTCATGTTTAATTTGGCCTAATTGACGTTTATTAAACGAACTTCTGTTTCGAATGGGAATATACATGCGTTTTCAACCAAAGTGTTTGTCGttattgttgtcatttggccATTATCTTAAAAATGGTATCCATATAGTATTCTGGAACGGCACCTCATCCCCAACAAAGGGTATGCCCCATTTTGTcgagaattattattttatgtattttcttgaATCCTGTATTTTTCTCACCTAGCTGCACGTAGCGTGTGTTAGCAACTAGAGGGAGTAAGCGTTTACCGGCAGTGCGAGTCGACCTCGAAGACGGAGAGGCAAATGGTGCACTTCTCGTCCTGGTGGTGCGGCGCGGGGCGCGCGTACGCGTGCCGGTACGTGTTCCGCTCGATGACCGCGCGCGACGCGCCGCGCGTCGCCCGCCGCGCCTCTGCCGCCTCCGCCACCTGCACCAGCGCGGCCGCCGCCAgccccgcg harbors:
- the LOC119828934 gene encoding protein app1 isoform X1, which produces MDLLKHGMKGPSRPAPVPPSAHVNRYSPVTNWNDDPFGAEVFEPTPIYTQKKKPPPRPPPPRVAKQLEVPSKPSHFIRKPTVLTSLLNRKNKNTVNQPSGPNQPSFTEFSSEVDNCRMFPKCDRANIQTATLIDLSSPPSSPTFTTRSSSDGISVDSFGSDATTSTNHRNAISGGNASQAESGFEDDFDLFLTSRKHMSKEDTFEDFSNIDPFSPQPVIKPPIMKKPVLSKDLFETSSTTSSQYSIPPLKGPTIIRAKPARPKPPDNSSLLKSTFGTNFQLTSMNINTTTPIQKVANGNVDIDQKLNWEHEESPERKSTPPMPTIPPPPPPQIDDDLPVVWPDDLQDFEENDEESDDAEPHAVALFDYFTDHQEDLYFSAGTKVFLIRRENDEWMYGKLRTGAEGLFPANYVEVKVPLPNDSKTKIGTALALYEFVPVQEGDLPFNIGDKINVLSKINDEWYFGECNGHKGQFPINYVQIS
- the LOC119828907 gene encoding uncharacterized protein LOC119828907: MFRNKFLHLLKSNLKINSRKVSCKARSIAPVTFAILTTIKCEDKKSEMKDFFNTDSLEHEFLIRQATTVNVNAATQLLTVTLVAIQDTSERLREALSAEICLVKQALEWGEDSTPAQHWDQLVAVRGSLCDLNHNLRTLFSYMDYAEKLATVAAEISYLSGNIAASDAICERIDHANRSCNNQKKLTHELQQESLELQQQAIINAPHLEDKLNPKDNSELK
- the LOC119828934 gene encoding protein app1 isoform X2, whose protein sequence is MKGPSRPAPVPPSAHVNRYSPVTNWNDDPFGAEVFEPTPIYTQKKKPPPRPPPPRVAKQLEVPSKPSHFIRKPTVLTSLLNRKNKNTVNQPSGPNQPSFTEFSSEVDNCRMFPKCDRANIQTATLIDLSSPPSSPTFTTRSSSDGISVDSFGSDATTSTNHRNAISGGNASQAESGFEDDFDLFLTSRKHMSKEDTFEDFSNIDPFSPQPVIKPPIMKKPVLSKDLFETSSTTSSQYSIPPLKGPTIIRAKPARPKPPDNSSLLKSTFGTNFQLTSMNINTTTPIQKVANGNVDIDQKLNWEHEESPERKSTPPMPTIPPPPPPQIDDDLPVVWPDDLQDFEENDEESDDAEPHAVALFDYFTDHQEDLYFSAGTKVFLIRRENDEWMYGKLRTGAEGLFPANYVEVKVPLPNDSKTKIGTALALYEFVPVQEGDLPFNIGDKINVLSKINDEWYFGECNGHKGQFPINYVQIS